In Sporosarcina sp. PTS2304, a genomic segment contains:
- a CDS encoding DUF3427 domain-containing protein, with translation MGDFIRQLEASLRKGFVDKTGTVSGRFQPELLVNSTVENKSVLSSIQDELRHCEHFLFSVAFITESGLATLKSLFYDLHLRGVKGRIITSTYLYFNQPKVFRELLKIPNIEVRLTEKEGFHSKGYIFQQAEQYSLIVGSSNLTAHALQVNYEWNVKLTSHRNGEIVYHFKDQFEEVWDDANRLTERWIDQYEKVYQASAERTAASGVLEHPSVYQTNAIEQALEVKPNNMQQAALSKIENVRLKGYDKGLIISATGTGKTYLSAFDVRRFAPDRMLFIVHREQILKKAKEDFKRVLGGIEEDFGLYVGASRQSDKKYVFASIQTLSRPENLVNFDPSAFDYILIDEVHKAGAASYLRVINHFQPKFLLGMTATPERTDDFNIYELFDYNIAYEIRLQEALEEDMLCPFHYFGVTDFEMNGEWIDDHTVLAKLVTPERVDHIMEKITYYGHVGNQVKGLMFCSRKEEARELSKELNLRGYKTVALTGNDTNEERMRRVKQLEDGELDYILTVDIFNEGIDIPSINQVVMLRQTQSSIIFIQQLGRGLRKHEGKSFVTVIDFIGNYTNNYLIPIALSGDQSMNKDNVRRYTKDTSYIKGVSTINFEEVAQKRIFSSISNSNLTSLKVLREAYQHLKNKIGRVPYLYDFIEQHSIDPIVIVEKHNNYFNFLLRMKEETSMITPYESQVLTMFSLELMNGKRRHEIILAELVVTKGHVHMDEFLHELQLQGCHVDVHTIASVRRIFDLSFYTQNARKKYGDRAIITLDENQVFTCNASIQQSLQNNSFAAFLLKDILLCAKEKTKDYNCAQPLTLHAKYSRKDVCRLLNWQSDESSTMYGYKTKHATCPIFVNYHKQMNEKTSIDYGDEFISPELFKWYTKRNRTLQSKEVQKIIRAEQENIDIHLFVKKDIGEGTDFYYLGTGIPDQQSVVEDRMLDSKGKYLPVVHMNIVMEHAVESKLYDYLIEA, from the coding sequence GCTACATTAAAATCATTATTTTATGATTTACATTTACGAGGTGTAAAAGGGAGAATTATTACATCTACATATTTATATTTTAATCAACCAAAAGTATTTCGTGAGTTGCTGAAAATACCGAATATTGAAGTGCGTCTGACAGAAAAGGAAGGGTTTCATTCGAAAGGGTATATATTTCAGCAAGCTGAACAGTATTCACTTATTGTTGGCAGTTCAAATTTAACGGCACATGCCTTACAGGTGAATTATGAATGGAATGTTAAGCTAACTTCTCATCGTAACGGTGAAATCGTTTACCATTTTAAAGATCAGTTTGAAGAAGTGTGGGATGACGCGAATAGACTGACGGAACGTTGGATCGACCAATACGAAAAAGTTTACCAAGCGAGTGCGGAGCGTACAGCAGCCAGTGGTGTCCTTGAACATCCTTCAGTGTATCAGACGAACGCTATTGAACAAGCATTAGAAGTTAAGCCCAATAATATGCAACAGGCAGCTCTATCCAAAATAGAAAATGTCCGATTAAAAGGCTATGATAAGGGATTGATCATATCTGCAACAGGCACAGGTAAAACGTATCTATCTGCATTTGATGTACGAAGATTTGCTCCTGACCGAATGCTGTTTATTGTACACCGTGAACAAATCTTAAAGAAAGCTAAAGAAGATTTTAAGCGAGTGTTAGGTGGAATAGAAGAGGACTTCGGGTTATATGTCGGGGCAAGTAGACAATCGGATAAAAAGTATGTTTTTGCTAGTATTCAAACGTTATCAAGGCCAGAAAATCTTGTGAATTTTGACCCTTCTGCATTTGACTATATTTTAATTGACGAAGTACATAAAGCTGGTGCAGCAAGTTATTTACGTGTAATCAACCATTTTCAGCCGAAGTTTTTACTTGGCATGACTGCTACACCTGAACGGACGGACGACTTTAATATTTATGAGTTGTTTGATTATAATATTGCTTATGAAATTCGTTTACAGGAAGCTCTGGAAGAAGACATGCTTTGTCCGTTTCATTATTTCGGTGTGACCGATTTCGAAATGAATGGCGAATGGATAGATGACCATACAGTACTGGCTAAATTAGTAACGCCTGAACGTGTTGACCATATTATGGAGAAAATCACTTACTATGGCCACGTTGGAAATCAAGTAAAAGGATTAATGTTTTGTAGCCGTAAAGAAGAGGCGCGGGAGTTATCGAAAGAGCTTAATCTACGGGGCTATAAGACCGTTGCTCTAACGGGTAACGATACAAACGAGGAACGTATGAGACGCGTGAAACAACTCGAAGATGGAGAGTTAGACTATATTTTGACGGTTGATATTTTCAATGAAGGGATCGACATTCCTAGTATTAATCAAGTCGTCATGTTGCGACAGACACAATCGAGCATTATCTTTATTCAACAATTAGGGCGAGGATTACGGAAGCATGAAGGAAAGTCATTCGTCACAGTAATAGACTTTATCGGAAACTATACGAATAACTACTTGATTCCAATAGCGTTATCGGGTGATCAATCGATGAACAAAGACAATGTGCGCAGGTATACGAAAGATACTAGTTACATTAAAGGAGTCTCCACGATTAATTTTGAAGAGGTAGCACAAAAGCGGATCTTCAGCTCGATTAGCAATAGTAATCTTACGTCATTGAAAGTACTGCGTGAGGCATATCAGCATTTAAAAAATAAAATCGGTAGGGTTCCTTATTTATACGACTTCATAGAACAACATTCCATTGACCCGATCGTCATTGTAGAAAAGCACAATAACTATTTTAATTTTCTACTAAGGATGAAAGAAGAAACGTCCATGATTACTCCATATGAAAGCCAAGTACTAACAATGTTTTCGTTAGAACTGATGAATGGCAAACGCAGACATGAAATCATATTGGCAGAGCTAGTAGTAACGAAAGGTCATGTGCATATGGATGAATTTTTACACGAACTTCAGTTACAGGGCTGTCATGTGGATGTACATACGATTGCCTCTGTAAGACGTATTTTTGATTTGTCATTTTATACACAAAATGCTCGTAAGAAATATGGCGACAGGGCAATTATTACACTGGATGAAAATCAAGTATTTACATGTAATGCGTCGATTCAGCAAAGTCTTCAGAACAATTCATTCGCTGCTTTTTTACTAAAAGATATTTTACTTTGTGCCAAAGAAAAGACCAAGGACTATAATTGTGCACAACCATTAACATTACACGCAAAGTATTCCCGTAAAGACGTATGTAGATTATTAAACTGGCAATCAGATGAGAGCTCGACAATGTATGGCTATAAAACAAAACACGCAACTTGTCCTATCTTCGTAAACTATCATAAGCAAATGAATGAAAAAACTAGTATAGATTATGGCGATGAATTTATTAGTCCCGAACTATTCAAATGGTATACAAAAAGAAATAGGACGCTTCAATCCAAAGAGGTACAAAAAATCATCCGAGCTGAACAAGAGAATATAGATATCCATCTGTTCGTAAAAAAAGATATAGGTGAAGGCACAGATTTCTATTACTTGGGAACAGGAATTCCAGATCAACAGAGTGTGGTCGAAGATCGCATGCTGGATAGCAAAGGAAAATACTTGCCTGTAGTTCATATGAATATAGTAATGGAGCATGCGGTTGAAAGTAAATTATATGACTATTTAATTGAAGCCTAA
- a CDS encoding multicopper oxidase family protein — MELTPFIDPLPIPQYCTPKERHRCFTYYEIGMKEFYHSFHRDLQPTKIWGYDGQFPGPIVNVNRGECAHVKWMNQLPDKHLLPIDRTLHSSGEHMPDVRTVVHLHGAEVESVSDGYPDAWFTNDFKYVGPVFETPVYKYNNNQRAATLWYHDHAIGITRLNVYAGLVGMYIIRDEEEKKLRLPSGRYEIPLIIADRGFREDGSLFYPDSPNFTPGVPEPGLTLPNPSVTPGEAFENITVNGKIWPFLEVERRKYRFRILNASNERFYRMKLSNGQKIIQIGSDGGLLEKPVYMSELLIAPSERMDVIIDFSKFSPDTEIILTNSAAVPFDFPPPIGTPPNPATDGLIMKFKVIDSTTSDISRVPAILSEIPKLKECDAERIRDITLDADIDEFGRFKFLLNNKGFMERISIKPILGDTEIWRFINVAGATHPMHIHLIQFQILDRIPFDTEGFLANGLLQFTGPAELPAKNERGWKDTVQSPPGYVTRVIMRFGPFTGRYVYHCHILEHEDYDMMRPFEVVERKCKSIVTCCCKRTVFCGDRCDCKKDSSGECDDRSPCIPPKEEEGIDCLQCKDCAEIYRCECE, encoded by the coding sequence ATGGAATTAACACCTTTCATAGATCCACTGCCTATCCCTCAATATTGTACGCCGAAAGAACGGCATAGGTGCTTTACGTATTATGAGATTGGAATGAAAGAATTTTATCATTCGTTTCATAGAGATTTACAACCAACGAAAATTTGGGGGTATGATGGACAATTTCCTGGACCAATCGTAAACGTCAACCGGGGAGAATGTGCCCATGTGAAATGGATGAATCAACTTCCCGACAAGCATTTATTGCCTATCGACCGCACGTTGCATAGTTCAGGGGAACATATGCCGGACGTTCGCACAGTCGTTCATTTGCACGGTGCAGAAGTAGAGTCTGTAAGCGACGGCTATCCCGACGCATGGTTTACGAATGATTTTAAATATGTAGGACCGGTATTTGAAACGCCAGTCTACAAATACAATAACAACCAACGTGCAGCCACTCTTTGGTATCATGACCACGCGATTGGGATTACACGTTTAAACGTCTATGCAGGACTTGTTGGTATGTATATCATTCGGGATGAAGAAGAAAAGAAGTTACGATTACCTTCTGGACGTTATGAAATTCCATTAATCATTGCGGATCGTGGCTTTAGAGAGGATGGATCGCTTTTTTATCCAGATTCCCCAAACTTCACGCCAGGCGTTCCGGAGCCGGGACTCACACTGCCAAATCCATCAGTCACTCCAGGTGAAGCATTTGAAAATATAACAGTGAACGGAAAAATTTGGCCGTTTTTAGAAGTGGAACGTAGAAAGTATCGTTTCCGTATATTAAATGCGTCCAATGAACGTTTTTATAGGATGAAACTATCCAATGGTCAGAAAATCATCCAAATCGGATCTGACGGCGGGCTTTTAGAAAAACCAGTTTATATGTCGGAGTTATTAATTGCCCCTTCAGAGCGAATGGACGTAATTATAGACTTCTCTAAATTTTCACCTGATACCGAAATTATTCTTACTAATTCAGCAGCCGTCCCCTTTGATTTTCCGCCACCTATTGGAACCCCTCCAAATCCAGCAACAGATGGTCTCATCATGAAGTTTAAAGTGATTGACTCCACTACTTCGGACATAAGCAGAGTGCCGGCTATCCTCAGTGAAATTCCGAAACTGAAAGAGTGTGACGCCGAAAGAATACGGGATATTACACTCGACGCGGATATTGATGAGTTCGGGCGTTTTAAATTTTTATTGAATAATAAAGGATTCATGGAACGCATCTCTATCAAACCAATACTCGGTGATACGGAAATTTGGCGTTTTATCAATGTTGCTGGAGCTACTCATCCTATGCATATTCACTTAATTCAATTTCAAATTCTTGACCGTATTCCTTTTGACACGGAAGGTTTCTTGGCGAATGGATTGCTACAATTTACAGGTCCTGCTGAACTGCCAGCTAAAAATGAACGAGGATGGAAAGATACCGTGCAATCACCGCCTGGCTACGTCACTCGCGTCATTATGCGCTTCGGCCCCTTCACTGGTCGCTATGTATACCATTGTCACATCTTAGAGCATGAAGATTATGACATGATGCGGCCATTTGAAGTCGTGGAGCGCAAGTGTAAATCCATTGTTACGTGTTGTTGTAAACGAACAGTATTCTGTGGTGATCGATGCGACTGCAAAAAGGATAGTAGTGGGGAATGTGATGACCGTTCACCTTGCATACCGCCGAAAGAGGAAGAGGGGATAGACTGTTTACAATGTAAAGATTGTGCGGAGATATATCGTTGCGAGTGTGAGTGA